One window of Chitinispirillales bacterium ANBcel5 genomic DNA carries:
- a CDS encoding GntR family transcriptional regulator, which translates to MKDFSAQKVRTYLKELLCNSGAIKLPSMRAIAQKCGVSVSTVCKVTREFERNGTLNTRWGYRVERAGESEREDRKRKISPKKASGARKWEAIRDSIALAIRSAQYRHGSQLPQTRSLQTTYSASYGTVRRALEALTLAGYIEPQGGGYRVVYSARAKTAIWRPRVVVISAGNRPGVPKAISDREQDFYRFLTAGAVQCGIEIELVVYDDWQREPVFLLQSGESVTHLKKDESVLGYILSSWHIKDCEECIFRLSVCNKPISVWMENTVSEKRRWNRRVRFFNIGYSEKPGEQMAHYLMQVGHTQIAYVSPFHGSVWSQMRLRGIKKALSEAGHNYVLHPFVNTTHTSEWSVTDSLMCDQSFNNLLNTDALEKYLPGNFRERITNFRLHGIELLRDNMITELMSSALDLIVENQAITAVIGANDLCALLMMHYIQHKAPYAQKRIALCGFDNSFEGLQGGLTSFNFNTHSLTTAMLDFVLHPSLEKGKAGEVYYFEGSVIERLSTAKRVKK; encoded by the coding sequence ATGAAAGATTTCTCTGCCCAAAAAGTTCGCACCTATCTCAAAGAACTGCTGTGTAACAGTGGTGCAATAAAGCTTCCCTCCATGCGTGCAATCGCACAGAAGTGTGGGGTATCGGTTTCCACAGTTTGCAAAGTCACACGGGAATTTGAGCGAAATGGCACTTTAAACACCAGATGGGGGTATCGGGTTGAACGGGCGGGGGAATCCGAACGTGAAGACCGTAAAAGGAAGATATCACCTAAAAAGGCATCAGGCGCCCGCAAATGGGAAGCAATAAGAGACAGTATTGCTCTTGCAATCAGAAGCGCACAGTACCGACATGGAAGCCAGCTTCCCCAAACCCGCAGTCTTCAAACTACCTACAGTGCATCCTACGGTACAGTGCGCAGAGCTCTTGAGGCACTGACCTTAGCTGGCTATATCGAGCCACAAGGTGGTGGATACAGAGTGGTGTATTCAGCAAGGGCCAAAACAGCAATTTGGCGTCCAAGGGTTGTGGTAATTAGTGCAGGGAACAGGCCCGGAGTACCAAAAGCCATAAGCGACCGCGAACAGGATTTCTACCGGTTTTTGACTGCCGGCGCAGTACAGTGTGGTATTGAAATTGAATTGGTTGTTTATGATGATTGGCAGAGGGAGCCGGTATTTTTACTGCAGTCGGGTGAATCTGTGACTCATCTTAAAAAAGATGAGTCAGTTCTTGGCTACATTCTTTCATCATGGCATATAAAAGACTGTGAAGAGTGTATTTTTCGTTTGTCGGTCTGTAACAAACCAATTTCTGTATGGATGGAGAATACAGTTTCTGAAAAGCGAAGGTGGAACAGAAGAGTAAGGTTTTTTAATATCGGCTACTCAGAAAAACCAGGTGAGCAGATGGCACATTACCTTATGCAAGTTGGACACACGCAGATAGCTTATGTGTCACCTTTTCACGGAAGTGTGTGGTCGCAAATGCGACTCAGAGGAATCAAAAAGGCCCTTTCTGAAGCGGGACACAATTATGTACTACACCCCTTTGTTAACACTACACATACCAGTGAATGGTCTGTAACCGATTCCCTTATGTGCGATCAAAGTTTTAACAACCTTCTCAATACCGATGCACTTGAAAAGTATTTGCCAGGTAATTTCCGGGAACGTATCACAAACTTCAGGTTGCATGGCATCGAACTTCTTCGGGACAACATGATAACAGAGCTTATGAGCAGTGCTCTTGATCTGATAGTCGAAAACCAGGCAATTACGGCAGTAATAGGGGCTAATGACCTTTGCGCCCTTTTGATGATGCATTATATTCAGCATAAAGCACCGTATGCACAAAAAAGAATTGCTCTGTGCGGTTTTGATAATTCTTTTGAAGGACTTCAGGGTGGATTGACAAGTTTTAATTTCAATACCCACTCTCTTACCACCGCAATGCTCGACTTCGTTCTTCACCCATCCCTGGAAAAGGGGAAAGCTGGAGAGGTATACTATTTTGAAGGCTCTGTAATAGAACGACTCTCTACTGCAAAACGAGTAAAAAAGTAG
- a CDS encoding family 16 glycosylhydrolase: protein MVRCYIFFIAVIGILFSANGQDMVRGGELFSSDQQLYGRYEVRMKTAEGSGILSTFFTFENDSWMPESGNPWREIDIEVLGRYDDRFQTNIITGTAENRDMTEYYPRVDVNPHDSYNTYGIEWTPDYIAFFFNGEEVRRTELGDTLEQVEACRDIPQSYRFNMWTNDIEEWVGEFDPAILPRFQFINWIKYYSYDEQTGEFSLEWEDNFETFDSSRWNRATHIIENSTQFDPENVINKDGKLILALTDSDGNGLDNIVVPQDEADQGTPANGQNMVRGGELFSSDQQLYGRYEVRMKTAEGSGILSTFFTFENDGWMPESGNPWREIDIEVLGKYDDRFQTNIITGTAENRDRSEYYPRVDVNPHDSYNTYGIEWTPDYIAFFFNGEEVRRTELGEPLEQVEACRDIPQSYRFNMWTNDIEGWVGEFDPAIHQISVHKLD from the coding sequence ATGGTGCGATGCTACATCTTTTTTATTGCAGTGATTGGTATCCTGTTTTCTGCTAATGGTCAGGATATGGTACGGGGCGGGGAGCTTTTTTCAAGCGATCAACAACTCTATGGCCGTTATGAAGTCAGAATGAAAACTGCTGAAGGCTCCGGTATCCTCTCGACCTTTTTTACCTTCGAAAATGATAGCTGGATGCCTGAGAGTGGGAACCCCTGGAGAGAGATCGATATCGAGGTGCTTGGAAGATATGACGACCGGTTTCAGACAAACATCATCACCGGCACAGCGGAGAATAGAGATATGACAGAATATTATCCCAGGGTCGATGTAAATCCTCACGATAGTTATAACACCTATGGCATTGAATGGACACCGGATTACATCGCATTTTTCTTTAACGGTGAAGAGGTAAGACGCACCGAACTCGGAGACACGTTAGAGCAGGTAGAGGCGTGCAGGGATATTCCTCAGTCGTATCGTTTCAATATGTGGACCAATGATATTGAAGAATGGGTTGGTGAGTTCGATCCTGCTATTCTTCCCAGGTTTCAGTTCATAAACTGGATTAAATATTACTCCTATGATGAGCAAACAGGCGAGTTTTCTCTTGAATGGGAGGATAATTTTGAAACATTTGATTCTTCCCGTTGGAATAGGGCAACTCATATCATCGAAAACTCCACTCAGTTTGATCCCGAAAACGTAATAAATAAGGATGGGAAACTGATCCTTGCGTTAACAGATAGCGATGGCAATGGCCTCGATAATATAGTGGTGCCCCAGGATGAAGCCGATCAGGGTACACCTGCTAATGGGCAGAATATGGTACGGGGCGGGGAGCTTTTTTCAAGCGATCAACAACTCTATGGCCGTTATGAAGTCAGAATGAAAACTGCTGAAGGCTCCGGTATCCTCTCAACCTTTTTTACCTTCGAAAATGATGGCTGGATGCCTGAGAGCGGAAATCCCTGGAGGGAGATCGATATCGAGGTGCTTGGAAAATATGACGACCGGTTTCAGACAAATATCATCACCGGCACAGCGGAGAATAGAGATAGGTCAGAATATTACCCCAGAGTCGATGTAAATCCTCACGATAGTTATAACACCTATGGCATTGAATGGACACCGGATTACATCGCATTTTTCTTTAACGGTGAAGAGGTAAGACGCACCGAACTCGGAGAACCGTTAGAGCAGGTAGAGGCGTGCAGGGATATTCCTCAGTCGTATCGTTTTAATATGTGGACCAATGATATTGAAGGATGGGTTGGTGAGTTCGATCCTGCTATTCACCAGATTTCAGTTCATAAACTGGATTAA